A genomic stretch from Antarcticibacterium flavum includes:
- a CDS encoding DUF4920 domain-containing protein: protein MKNLWILPVFIVITLISCKNTENQSVTDDSETSSSQVAYAVYGEEFRREKDLDSREMSREYSKLQTGDTLEVQFTGTVESVCKNKGCWMTLDLPEEEEDVMVKFKDYGFFVPKDIENREVVLSGKAYIEEVSVEEQRHYAEDQGKTQEEIDAITEPKKTLSFLADGVLIKE, encoded by the coding sequence ATGAAAAATTTATGGATTTTACCCGTTTTTATTGTTATTACTCTAATATCCTGTAAAAATACTGAGAATCAGTCAGTAACAGATGATTCTGAGACGAGCTCTTCGCAAGTGGCATATGCTGTTTATGGCGAGGAATTCAGGCGGGAAAAGGATTTAGATAGCCGGGAAATGAGCCGGGAATACAGCAAATTACAGACCGGTGATACTTTAGAGGTGCAATTTACAGGTACAGTTGAAAGCGTATGTAAAAATAAAGGCTGCTGGATGACTCTGGACTTGCCCGAGGAGGAAGAGGATGTGATGGTGAAGTTTAAGGACTACGGTTTTTTTGTGCCTAAGGATATCGAAAACAGGGAGGTGGTACTAAGTGGAAAAGCCTACATAGAAGAAGTTTCTGTAGAAGAGCAAAGGCATTATGCAGAGGATCAAGGGAAAACACAGGAAGAAATTGATGCGATCACTGAGCCTAAAAAGACACTTTCTTTTCTTGCAGATGGGGTTTTGATAAAGGAATAA
- a CDS encoding nucleotide exchange factor GrpE has product MNKDQESIQDENIKHNQHDNEQDGPAEEFINDGVESMAEEESKGESQNNDSSKKDDQAEQGSETEQLKADLDKEKDKFLRLFAEFENYKRRTSKERLELFKTANQEVMTALLPVLDDFDRALNEIRKAKDKNLVKGVELIHNKFKETLRSKGLEAMEVKEGDAFDADVHEAITQIPAPNDKLKGKIVDVVERGYKLGERIVRYPKVVTGK; this is encoded by the coding sequence ATGAATAAAGATCAGGAAAGTATTCAGGACGAAAATATAAAACATAATCAGCACGATAATGAACAGGATGGCCCTGCTGAAGAATTTATTAATGATGGGGTAGAGTCAATGGCTGAGGAAGAAAGCAAAGGGGAATCCCAGAATAACGATTCATCTAAAAAAGACGATCAAGCAGAGCAGGGGAGTGAAACGGAACAATTAAAGGCCGATCTTGATAAAGAAAAAGATAAGTTTTTAAGGTTGTTTGCTGAGTTTGAGAATTATAAAAGAAGGACCTCGAAGGAGCGGCTTGAATTGTTTAAAACGGCAAACCAGGAAGTAATGACAGCTTTACTGCCTGTGCTTGATGATTTTGACAGGGCTCTTAACGAAATAAGAAAGGCCAAAGATAAAAACCTTGTTAAGGGAGTGGAGCTCATCCATAATAAATTTAAGGAAACCCTACGAAGCAAAGGCCTGGAGGCTATGGAAGTTAAAGAGGGAGATGCTTTTGATGCCGATGTTCATGAGGCCATAACTCAAATTCCTGCACCAAATGACAAACTTAAAGGCAAGATTGTTGATGTGGTGGAGCGTGGTTATAAACTTGGTGAAAGAATTGTTCGCTATCCCAAAGTAGTGACCGGCAAATAG
- the mnmD gene encoding tRNA (5-methylaminomethyl-2-thiouridine)(34)-methyltransferase MnmD — protein MKREIITTGDGSTTIHLPEWNEQYHSKHGAIQEAQHVFIEMGLRKLLERDPAQISILEIGFGTGLNALVTWRFLKEHSIQVTYTGVEAYPIKSEEAVKLNFAEALKEHGAADVYNKLHTASWGEAATITPFFTLIKQQKFFDQISDVEKYDLVYFDAFGARVQPDLWTAEIFKLMIVALKPGGILVTYAAKGSVRRAMQEVGFLVEKLPGPPGKREMLRAVKPQE, from the coding sequence TTGAAAAGGGAGATAATCACCACCGGGGATGGTTCCACTACCATTCATTTACCAGAATGGAATGAGCAGTACCACTCCAAACATGGAGCTATACAGGAAGCACAACATGTATTTATTGAAATGGGGCTCAGGAAGCTCCTTGAAAGGGATCCAGCTCAAATTTCTATTCTCGAGATTGGTTTTGGTACGGGACTCAATGCACTGGTAACCTGGAGATTTTTAAAAGAACATTCCATACAGGTAACTTATACCGGGGTTGAGGCATATCCCATAAAATCTGAAGAAGCGGTTAAATTGAATTTTGCAGAGGCGCTGAAGGAACATGGCGCCGCAGATGTTTATAACAAACTTCATACAGCATCCTGGGGGGAGGCTGCTACTATCACTCCTTTCTTCACCCTTATTAAACAGCAGAAGTTTTTCGATCAAATCTCTGATGTGGAGAAATATGATCTTGTTTATTTTGACGCCTTTGGTGCACGCGTGCAACCAGATCTATGGACGGCAGAGATATTTAAGCTTATGATTGTGGCATTAAAACCGGGAGGGATCCTGGTCACCTATGCCGCCAAAGGAAGTGTAAGAAGGGCGATGCAGGAAGTAGGCTTTTTGGTTGAGAAATTACCCGGCCCACCAGGGAAAAGGGAGATGCTGCGAGCAGTAAAACCGCAGGAATAA
- a CDS encoding TIGR01777 family oxidoreductase, with amino-acid sequence MRVLITGATGLIGSHLTNLLHQKGIAVNYLTTGKEKIQKQENYTGYYWNPDEKEIDTNSFKGVDAIYHLAGATVAKRWTEDYKKEIIESRTKSAAVLYEALQENEHSIKQFISASGINVYPSSLQKLYTEEEPAVDDSFLGEVVERWETAADEFQDLGMKVTKVRIGLVLAEEGGALPKMKIPASYNAGAAFGNGEQWQSWIHIRDVAGIFLHVLQNSLEGVYNAVAPNPVTNEELMEKMAAQLGKNKWLPNVPSFVLKVALGEMSTVLLSSQLVSSEKVQKTGYDFEYKNLPKALEDLL; translated from the coding sequence ATGCGTGTATTAATAACAGGTGCAACAGGTTTGATAGGTTCTCACTTGACAAACCTTCTTCACCAAAAGGGAATTGCCGTAAATTATCTCACAACCGGCAAGGAGAAGATACAAAAACAGGAAAATTATACCGGGTATTACTGGAACCCTGATGAAAAGGAGATCGATACTAATAGTTTTAAGGGAGTAGATGCTATTTATCACCTGGCGGGAGCGACTGTAGCCAAGAGATGGACAGAGGATTATAAAAAAGAGATCATAGAAAGCCGAACGAAAAGTGCAGCTGTACTCTATGAGGCGCTGCAGGAGAATGAGCATTCTATAAAGCAATTTATATCTGCCAGCGGGATTAATGTTTACCCCAGTTCCCTGCAGAAGCTTTATACAGAGGAAGAACCGGCAGTAGATGATTCTTTCCTGGGGGAAGTAGTGGAACGATGGGAAACAGCAGCCGATGAATTTCAGGATCTTGGAATGAAAGTTACCAAAGTTAGGATTGGACTAGTGTTAGCTGAAGAAGGTGGTGCACTTCCTAAGATGAAGATCCCGGCATCCTATAATGCAGGAGCGGCCTTTGGGAATGGAGAGCAATGGCAGTCCTGGATACATATAAGGGATGTGGCAGGAATATTTTTACATGTTTTGCAAAACAGCCTGGAAGGCGTTTATAATGCCGTAGCACCCAACCCTGTGACCAATGAGGAATTAATGGAAAAAATGGCGGCTCAATTAGGAAAGAATAAGTGGTTGCCAAACGTTCCTTCTTTTGTGCTTAAAGTCGCGCTGGGTGAAATGTCCACCGTTTTATTATCAAGCCAGCTGGTGAGCAGTGAGAAGGTGCAGAAGACCGGCTATGACTTTGAATATAAAAATCTACCCAAAGCTTTGGAAGACCTGCTGTAA
- a CDS encoding YceI family protein, translated as MKKTFLNVFMIAAIGMATVGCKNDNREAKTEEAREAATANAEAVEYRVDTSSSVIEWEGKKPTGTHTGTIDIAEGSFYANDSIVESGTFVIDMNSITVTDLEGEEKENLEAHLKGTVEGKEGDFFNVNEYPDARFEVTGISEENGQTMLQGNLTMRGETKNVEFPVNINQQEEGLELTSETFTIDRTKWNVNYGSKSVFDSLGDNFINDEITLTIKVKANRA; from the coding sequence ATGAAAAAAACATTTCTAAACGTTTTTATGATCGCAGCTATTGGAATGGCGACAGTAGGTTGTAAAAATGATAACCGCGAAGCGAAAACAGAGGAAGCAAGAGAAGCAGCCACTGCAAATGCTGAAGCTGTGGAATACCGTGTTGACACAAGTTCATCTGTTATCGAATGGGAAGGTAAAAAACCTACCGGTACCCACACCGGTACTATAGATATTGCTGAAGGATCTTTTTATGCAAACGACAGCATAGTTGAAAGTGGTACTTTTGTAATCGACATGAACTCCATTACTGTGACAGATCTTGAAGGAGAGGAAAAAGAGAACCTTGAAGCTCACCTAAAAGGAACTGTTGAAGGTAAAGAAGGAGATTTTTTCAATGTAAATGAGTACCCAGATGCAAGATTCGAGGTTACAGGCATTTCAGAAGAAAATGGGCAAACTATGTTACAGGGGAACCTTACTATGCGTGGGGAGACCAAGAACGTGGAGTTTCCTGTAAATATTAACCAACAAGAGGAAGGGTTAGAGCTTACAAGTGAGACCTTCACAATTGACCGTACCAAGTGGAATGTAAATTATGGTTCGAAATCTGTTTTTGATAGCTTAGGTGATAATTTCATCAATGATGAGATCACTTTAACAATAAAAGTGAAAGCTAACAGAGCATAA